Proteins co-encoded in one Sulfuricystis thermophila genomic window:
- the bamC gene encoding outer membrane protein assembly factor BamC — MKLPLFRLAGALFGAVLLSACTGNILPESKKIEYKSAGKLPSLEVPPDLTQPSRDDRYAVPDITPRGSATYSEYAGERKSGTTTAAASPVLPSTEKMRIERAGTQRWLVVAGTPEELWPKLKEFWQELGFIIDVELPEAGVMETDWAENRAKIPQDIIRSTIGKVFDSLYSTPERDKFRTRIEKGAEPGTVEIYISHRGMYEVYVTEGKDQTRWQPRPPDPELEAEMLRRLMVRLGVEETRAKTLMAAEKAPERAKLTRAADGAGTLLIEESFDRAWRRVGLALDRVGFTVEDRDRSQGLYYVRYIDPEADPKKKGENEGWLSKLNPLNLFKGKPEVDPKQQYRIHVQGNGPESSVRVLTREGGVDNSETARKILTLLHEQLK, encoded by the coding sequence ATGAAACTTCCCCTGTTCCGTCTCGCCGGCGCGCTGTTTGGCGCTGTGCTGCTCTCCGCGTGCACCGGTAACATCCTGCCGGAATCGAAGAAAATCGAATACAAGTCGGCGGGCAAGCTGCCCTCGCTCGAAGTGCCGCCGGATCTGACCCAGCCCTCGCGCGACGATCGTTATGCGGTGCCTGACATCACGCCGCGGGGCAGCGCGACCTACTCCGAATATGCCGGCGAGCGCAAGAGTGGCACGACCACCGCGGCGGCGAGCCCGGTGTTGCCGAGCACCGAGAAAATGCGCATCGAGCGCGCCGGCACGCAGCGTTGGCTGGTGGTCGCCGGCACGCCTGAGGAGCTGTGGCCCAAGCTGAAGGAATTCTGGCAGGAGCTGGGTTTCATCATCGATGTCGAGCTGCCCGAAGCCGGCGTGATGGAAACCGACTGGGCCGAAAACCGTGCCAAGATTCCCCAGGACATCATCCGTTCGACGATCGGCAAGGTGTTCGACAGCCTGTATTCGACGCCGGAGCGCGACAAGTTCCGCACCCGGATCGAAAAGGGCGCCGAGCCCGGCACCGTGGAGATCTACATCAGCCATCGCGGCATGTATGAGGTGTATGTCACCGAAGGCAAGGATCAGACCCGCTGGCAGCCGCGCCCGCCCGATCCCGAGCTCGAAGCCGAGATGCTGCGCCGGCTGATGGTGCGCCTCGGTGTCGAGGAGACGCGCGCCAAGACCTTGATGGCCGCCGAGAAGGCGCCGGAACGCGCCAAGCTCACGCGTGCAGCGGACGGCGCCGGCACGTTGTTGATCGAGGAGTCCTTCGATCGCGCCTGGCGGCGTGTCGGTCTGGCGCTCGACCGCGTCGGCTTCACCGTCGAAGACCGCGACCGCAGCCAGGGGCTGTATTACGTGCGCTACATCGACCCGGAGGCCGATCCGAAGAAGAAGGGCGAAAACGAGGGTTGGCTCTCCAAGCTCAACCCGTTGAACCTGTTCAAGGGCAAGCCCGAAGTCGACCCGAAGCAGCAGTACCGCATCCACGTGCAGGGCAACGGCCCGGAAAGCAGCGTGCGCGTGCTGACCCGCGAGGGTGGCGTCGACAATTCGGAGACGGCGAGAAAGATCCTCACCCTGCTACACGAACAGTTGAAGTGA
- a CDS encoding MBL fold metallo-hydrolase, with the protein MIRFASLGSGSKGNALLVESGATRVLLDCGFGPRELARRLARLAIVPESIAAVLITHEHADHVGGAARCAARYGWRVHASFGTAAASRQLEGVPVHRFDSHTAFAIGDLEIHPYPVPHDAREPTQFVFSDGASRLGVLTDAGSITPHIVAMLKECAALVLECNHDAAMLANGRYPPPLKQRIAGAYGHLDNGQAAELLRAIGSARLRHVVAAHLSEENNRPELARAALAEALNCTSDWIGVATQNDGVGWLAV; encoded by the coding sequence GTGATTCGCTTCGCTTCACTGGGCAGCGGCAGCAAGGGCAACGCGCTGCTGGTCGAATCGGGCGCCACGCGCGTGCTGCTCGACTGCGGCTTCGGGCCGCGCGAGCTCGCGCGCCGGCTGGCGCGCCTCGCTATCGTGCCGGAGAGCATCGCTGCAGTCTTGATCACGCACGAGCATGCCGATCATGTCGGCGGCGCGGCGCGCTGCGCCGCGCGCTACGGCTGGCGGGTGCATGCGAGTTTCGGCACCGCTGCAGCATCCCGGCAGCTTGAAGGCGTGCCGGTGCATCGTTTCGACAGCCACACTGCTTTTGCGATCGGCGATCTGGAGATTCATCCCTACCCGGTGCCGCATGATGCGCGCGAGCCGACCCAGTTCGTCTTTTCCGACGGCGCCAGTCGCCTGGGCGTGCTCACCGATGCCGGCAGCATCACGCCGCACATCGTCGCGATGCTAAAGGAATGTGCGGCGCTGGTGCTCGAATGCAATCACGACGCCGCGATGCTCGCCAACGGTCGCTATCCGCCGCCGTTGAAGCAGCGCATCGCCGGCGCCTACGGCCATCTCGACAACGGCCAGGCAGCGGAGCTGTTGCGCGCCATCGGCAGTGCCCGGCTCAGGCATGTCGTCGCCGCGCATCTGTCCGAGGAAAACAACCGGCCGGAACTGGCGCGCGCCGCGCTGGCAGAAGCCCTGAACTGCACGAGCGATTGGATCGGCGTGGCGACGCAAAACGATGGTGTGGGTTGGCTTGCCGTTTGA
- a CDS encoding EAL domain-containing protein, whose amino-acid sequence MKFHRQLLYSLAGILLALLLLFQFVTWGLARQTAEARAIEDAERVSAILMSVRRVYHRAFIDANLELNEQTLPLLPAFAMTRIANELKSYDNSGFTFNNVSDQARDHQNLADAEELKALAFFRENPKAERYTAQIVDTDGRAKLLYARPIWIEPYCLKCHGNPEDAPPSIRARYTTAFGYKLGDLRGVLSIKLPKEQVALHAWRDFRWQLLISLAIFFVAGTILIWRLRRDLARPLASVSEAARRLAAGDLAARAQPASSIDEVQAVAESFNRMAASLGESQKALADSEARLFTTLSSIGDAVISTDAAGRIEFMNPVAEALTGWSMAEAAGLPIGEVFRIVNEQTGESMENPVARVLREGIVVGLANHTLLLRRDGEKTPIADAGAPIRDKQGRVSGVVLVFRDVTRERLAQKKLAESEARYRLLAEHGRDCITFEQPTGSFSYVSPSALSVFGVSAEELKANGEALPNRMVHEEDRRRWHAHLEQPDKPAQGMELRLTRPDGEIIWIEHDCTPVYEQGHYLGRRGAFRDITARKKAEAEAERLANHDLLTGLPNRRHLVQRLDQELSTLPRKKILAALILINLSGFKRLNEARGEAFGNQVLIAVAERLQHTLREGDLVARAYGDEFALLLTNLDNRIDQTTKQIATVLTKLQQAISAPIFLESEEITLAACFGITHLPASSGDNAEAVLRRADTALHRAKAKGAGEYAFFEAAMGEAARLRFELEKELRRALARDELRLFLQSQVDGSGRTIGAEVLLRWQHPERGLIPPGQFVPIAEESKLILDLGAWVLREACRLIRRTLDEGRPLRLSVNLSARQFRQPGFEHWLTDLIEAHGADPALLTLEVTESLAIEDFAVTVGRMHAMRTTGLHFSLDDFGTGYSSLAYLKRLPLSEIKIDKSFILDAPQDSDDAALVDTILAVARQLKLRVVAEGVETALHAAFLDGKGEIVRQGYYYGKPIPVEDWLKAWQ is encoded by the coding sequence ATGAAATTTCATCGCCAGCTTTTATATTCGCTCGCCGGCATCCTGCTGGCTCTGCTGTTGTTATTCCAGTTTGTCACTTGGGGGTTGGCAAGGCAGACCGCCGAAGCTCGGGCCATCGAGGACGCCGAGCGCGTCAGTGCCATTCTGATGAGCGTGCGCCGTGTCTATCACCGTGCTTTCATTGACGCCAACCTCGAACTCAATGAACAGACACTGCCGCTTCTGCCGGCCTTCGCGATGACCCGGATCGCCAACGAACTGAAAAGCTACGACAACAGCGGCTTTACTTTCAACAACGTTTCTGACCAAGCGCGTGACCACCAGAATTTGGCTGATGCCGAAGAACTCAAGGCACTCGCCTTTTTCCGCGAAAACCCGAAAGCCGAGCGATACACGGCGCAGATCGTCGACACCGATGGACGCGCGAAGCTCCTTTATGCGCGTCCGATCTGGATCGAGCCTTATTGCCTGAAATGTCACGGAAATCCAGAAGATGCGCCGCCCTCGATCCGCGCGCGCTATACCACCGCCTTCGGATACAAACTCGGTGATCTCCGCGGCGTGCTGTCGATCAAGCTGCCCAAAGAACAGGTCGCTTTGCATGCCTGGCGCGACTTCCGATGGCAGCTTCTGATCAGCTTGGCGATCTTTTTTGTCGCCGGCACCATACTGATCTGGCGACTGCGTCGTGATCTCGCCCGACCATTGGCAAGCGTTTCAGAGGCGGCACGACGGCTGGCCGCTGGTGATCTTGCGGCACGCGCACAGCCTGCCTCGTCGATCGATGAGGTCCAGGCAGTCGCCGAGAGTTTCAACCGCATGGCGGCCAGCCTCGGCGAGTCGCAAAAAGCGCTCGCCGACAGCGAAGCCCGTCTGTTCACGACGCTCTCTTCGATTGGCGATGCGGTGATCAGCACCGATGCTGCAGGACGCATCGAGTTCATGAACCCGGTTGCCGAGGCGTTGACCGGCTGGAGTATGGCTGAAGCAGCGGGGCTGCCGATTGGCGAAGTATTCCGCATCGTCAACGAGCAGACTGGCGAATCGATGGAAAATCCCGTCGCACGGGTATTGCGCGAAGGCATCGTCGTCGGGCTGGCCAACCATACCTTACTGCTACGACGCGATGGTGAAAAAACGCCGATCGCCGACGCCGGCGCTCCGATCCGAGACAAGCAGGGACGAGTATCAGGCGTCGTGCTCGTGTTTCGCGATGTCACGCGTGAACGTCTCGCCCAGAAGAAGCTGGCCGAATCCGAGGCACGCTATCGGCTGCTCGCCGAACATGGAAGAGATTGCATCACATTCGAACAACCCACCGGCAGCTTCTCCTATGTCTCGCCTTCCGCTCTGAGTGTCTTCGGCGTATCCGCCGAAGAACTGAAGGCCAATGGCGAAGCCTTGCCGAATCGGATGGTGCATGAGGAAGATCGGCGGAGATGGCATGCCCATCTCGAACAACCCGACAAACCAGCTCAAGGAATGGAGCTGCGCCTGACCCGTCCAGATGGCGAGATCATCTGGATCGAACACGATTGCACACCGGTCTACGAACAGGGCCATTATCTCGGGCGACGTGGCGCTTTTCGTGACATCACGGCAAGAAAGAAAGCCGAGGCGGAAGCCGAACGGCTCGCCAATCACGATCTGCTCACCGGGCTGCCCAACCGACGCCATCTTGTGCAACGGCTCGACCAAGAGCTCTCCACATTGCCGCGTAAAAAAATACTTGCGGCGCTGATCCTGATCAACCTGTCCGGTTTCAAGCGGCTCAACGAAGCACGCGGCGAAGCCTTCGGCAACCAGGTGCTGATCGCCGTCGCCGAGCGCCTGCAGCATACCCTGCGCGAGGGCGATCTCGTCGCACGTGCCTATGGTGATGAATTTGCCTTGTTGCTGACGAATCTCGACAATCGTATCGATCAGACAACCAAGCAGATCGCCACCGTGCTGACCAAATTGCAACAGGCGATTTCTGCGCCAATCTTCCTGGAAAGCGAGGAAATCACGCTCGCCGCCTGCTTCGGTATCACCCACCTGCCCGCGAGCTCGGGTGACAACGCCGAAGCCGTATTGCGCCGCGCAGATACTGCCCTGCATCGCGCAAAAGCCAAAGGTGCCGGAGAATATGCCTTCTTCGAGGCAGCAATGGGCGAAGCTGCGCGCCTGCGTTTCGAGCTCGAAAAGGAACTTCGCCGTGCCCTGGCGCGAGACGAGCTGCGATTGTTCCTGCAATCGCAAGTCGACGGCTCGGGTCGCACCATCGGTGCGGAAGTCCTGCTACGTTGGCAACATCCCGAACGGGGGTTGATCCCTCCAGGCCAGTTCGTGCCGATCGCCGAAGAATCGAAACTGATCCTCGACCTCGGCGCCTGGGTACTGCGTGAAGCCTGTCGGTTGATCCGCCGAACGCTCGATGAAGGTCGCCCCCTTCGCCTGTCGGTCAATCTCTCGGCACGGCAGTTTCGACAGCCTGGTTTCGAGCATTGGCTCACCGATCTGATCGAAGCACATGGAGCCGATCCTGCGCTACTCACCCTGGAGGTCACGGAAAGTCTTGCCATCGAAGATTTTGCCGTCACCGTCGGCCGCATGCATGCCATGCGCACCACGGGCTTGCATTTCTCGCTGGATGACTTCGGCACGGGATACTCGTCGCTCGCCTATCTGAAACGTCTGCCGCTCTCTGAAATCAAAATCGACAAAAGCTTCATTCTCGATGCACCGCAGGATTCTGATGATGCGGCCCTCGTCGATACGATCCTCGCAGTGGCTCGACAGCTCAAGCTGCGCGTCGTCGCCGAAGGCGTGGAAACCGCTCTTCATGCGGCATTCCTCGATGGCAAGGGCGAGATCGTTCGTCAAGGGTATTACTACGGAAAACCGATACCAGTCGAGGACTGGTTGAAAGCATGGCAGTAA
- a CDS encoding DsbA family protein: MNPRTLVLTTAALLLALFTTATLLYHRTQAEAASQRATEHGDSLIRPHAPILGAAAAPVTIVEFFDPACATCQAFHAPLMALIDAHPGKLKLVLRYAPFQIGSEHIVALLEAARRQDKFWPVLDVLMATQDDWKPLHEAELPRVWKHLDVLGLDLDRLRRDMSDPEIAARIRLDEDDAARLKIDTTPTFYVNGRPLPGFGFGVLQKTVAAALAALE, translated from the coding sequence GTGAATCCGCGCACCCTCGTCCTCACGACGGCCGCCCTGCTGCTGGCATTGTTCACCACGGCCACCCTGCTCTACCACCGCACGCAGGCCGAAGCCGCCAGCCAGCGCGCCACCGAGCACGGCGACAGCCTGATCCGCCCGCATGCCCCGATCCTCGGCGCCGCCGCCGCACCGGTGACGATCGTCGAATTCTTCGACCCCGCCTGCGCCACCTGCCAGGCCTTCCACGCCCCGCTGATGGCGCTGATCGACGCGCATCCGGGCAAGCTCAAACTGGTGCTGCGCTATGCGCCCTTCCAGATCGGTTCCGAGCACATAGTCGCCCTGCTGGAAGCCGCCCGCCGCCAGGACAAGTTTTGGCCGGTGCTCGACGTGCTGATGGCAACGCAGGACGACTGGAAACCGCTGCATGAAGCCGAACTGCCGCGAGTCTGGAAACATCTCGACGTGCTGGGACTCGACCTCGACCGGCTGCGCCGCGACATGTCCGATCCAGAAATCGCCGCACGCATCAGACTGGACGAAGACGATGCCGCCCGGCTGAAGATCGACACGACGCCGACCTTTTACGTCAATGGCCGGCCGCTGCCGGGCTTTGGTTTCGGCGTGCTGCAAAAAACCGTCGCGGCGGCGCTAGCCGCGCTCGAATAG
- a CDS encoding AAA family ATPase has product MPSQPTPLAAVLDAASRIVLGKERQIRLALACLLARGHLLIEDLPGVGKTTLAHTLARLLGLDFQRIQFTSDMLPADILGISVFDRETGVFRFHPGPIFTQVVLADEINRATPKTQSALLEAMEERQVTVEGATRPLPQPFFVIATQNPAYQLGTFPLPESQLDRFLMKIALGYPDRAAERALLEGRDRRVLLAETAPLLSAETLLNEQQHAAAVHASPALLDYVQALVAHSRNTSPTGLSPRAALGLVAAARAWAHLAGRDHVLPEDVQAVLPAVVAHRLQTSSEPRTADEAGRTLIEAVPLP; this is encoded by the coding sequence ATGCCCTCCCAGCCCACTCCCCTTGCCGCCGTACTGGACGCCGCCAGCCGCATCGTCCTCGGCAAGGAGCGGCAGATCCGGCTGGCGCTCGCCTGCCTCTTGGCACGCGGCCACCTGTTGATCGAGGACTTGCCCGGCGTCGGCAAGACGACGCTGGCGCACACGCTCGCCCGGCTGCTCGGCCTCGATTTCCAGCGCATCCAGTTCACCAGCGACATGCTGCCGGCGGACATCCTCGGCATTTCGGTCTTCGACCGCGAAACCGGCGTCTTTCGCTTCCACCCCGGGCCGATCTTCACCCAGGTGGTGCTCGCCGACGAGATCAACCGCGCTACGCCGAAAACCCAGAGCGCGCTGCTCGAAGCGATGGAAGAACGCCAGGTCACGGTCGAAGGCGCGACGCGTCCGCTGCCGCAGCCCTTCTTCGTCATCGCCACGCAGAACCCGGCCTACCAGCTCGGCACCTTTCCACTGCCCGAATCGCAGCTCGACCGTTTCCTGATGAAGATCGCGCTGGGCTACCCCGACCGTGCCGCCGAGCGCGCGCTGCTCGAAGGCCGTGACCGGCGCGTCCTGCTCGCCGAAACCGCGCCGCTGCTCTCCGCCGAAACGCTGCTCAACGAGCAGCAACACGCCGCCGCGGTGCATGCCTCCCCGGCATTGCTCGACTACGTGCAGGCGTTGGTCGCGCATAGCCGCAACACGTCGCCCACCGGGCTATCGCCTCGCGCGGCGCTCGGCCTCGTCGCCGCGGCGCGCGCCTGGGCGCATCTCGCGGGGCGTGATCATGTACTGCCCGAGGACGTGCAGGCCGTGCTGCCAGCCGTCGTCGCCCATCGTCTGCAGACATCGAGTGAGCCGCGCACGGCCGATGAGGCCGGCCGCACGCTGATCGAAGCCGTCCCGCTTCCCTGA
- a CDS encoding DUF58 domain-containing protein yields the protein MLSATRSTLEQKFVAWALRVRPPEAVPVVLTQRRVYVLPTRAGLLFAASLLVLLIGAINYNLSLGHALVFLLAGLGVVTILHTFRNLAGITLGVAEAAPVFAGDDAHFPLLLHNPDVRARRRVRLFLPGQAAVIIDLPPQESTRALLPLPAKQRGWLTLPRVTIDTVWPLGLVRCWAYAAPFARCLVYPRPARAVPPAPNFGGLQAGRLPSDAGDEDFAGLKRHQPGDSLHHVAWKTAARLGPEAVLQTKQFSGSTAQALWFDWTLLPPTLDVETRLSILARWVLDAEAAGLSYGLRLPGREISQTHGPAHLHACLKALALYDHEA from the coding sequence ATGCTGTCAGCAACGCGCAGTACCCTCGAGCAGAAGTTCGTCGCCTGGGCGCTGCGCGTGCGCCCGCCGGAAGCCGTGCCGGTCGTACTCACGCAGCGGCGCGTCTATGTGCTGCCGACGCGTGCCGGGCTGCTGTTCGCTGCATCGCTGCTGGTACTCTTGATCGGCGCGATCAACTACAACCTCTCGCTCGGCCATGCACTGGTGTTCCTGCTCGCCGGCCTGGGCGTCGTCACGATCCTGCACACGTTCCGCAACCTGGCCGGCATCACGCTCGGCGTCGCTGAGGCGGCCCCCGTGTTCGCCGGCGACGACGCACACTTTCCCCTGCTGCTCCACAACCCGGATGTCCGCGCGCGTCGCCGCGTGCGGCTGTTTTTGCCGGGACAGGCAGCCGTCATCATCGATCTGCCGCCACAGGAGAGCACCCGCGCGCTGCTGCCTCTGCCGGCGAAGCAGCGCGGCTGGCTGACGCTGCCGCGGGTGACGATCGACACGGTCTGGCCCTTGGGCCTGGTGCGCTGCTGGGCCTATGCTGCGCCTTTTGCGCGCTGCCTGGTCTATCCGCGACCCGCTCGTGCCGTGCCGCCAGCGCCGAATTTTGGTGGCCTGCAGGCCGGCCGCCTGCCATCGGATGCCGGCGACGAGGATTTCGCCGGTCTCAAACGTCACCAGCCGGGCGACTCGCTCCATCACGTCGCCTGGAAGACCGCGGCGCGGCTGGGGCCGGAAGCGGTATTGCAAACCAAGCAGTTCTCGGGTTCGACGGCACAAGCGCTGTGGTTCGACTGGACACTGTTGCCGCCGACACTCGATGTCGAGACGCGTTTGTCGATCCTCGCCCGCTGGGTGCTCGACGCCGAAGCAGCCGGCCTGTCATATGGCTTGCGGCTGCCCGGTCGGGAAATCTCGCAGACGCATGGCCCGGCCCATCTGCATGCTTGTCTGAAGGCCCTCGCGCTCTATGATCATGAAGCGTGA
- the dapA gene encoding 4-hydroxy-tetrahydrodipicolinate synthase has product MIRGSIPAIVTPMQEDGSLDLPALRRLLDWHIQEGSDAVVVVGTTGESPTVDMAEHCLLIRETVAHVAGRIPVIAGTGANSTTEAIELAQCAKAAGASAHLSVVPYYNKPTQEGLYQHFKAIAEEVDLPLILYNVPGRTVADLANETTLRLAQVPGIVGIKDATGNLERGIDLIKRAPAGFAIYSGDDATGLALVLMGGHGIITVTGNVAPRLMHEMVAAGLAGDVKSAREINLRLMGLHKQLFCEANPIPVKWACARMGLIKDALRLPLTTLPPEYHGRVRAAMLEAGIDL; this is encoded by the coding sequence ATGATTCGAGGTTCCATTCCCGCGATCGTCACTCCGATGCAGGAGGACGGCTCGCTCGATCTCCCCGCATTGCGCCGCCTGCTCGACTGGCACATCCAGGAGGGCTCCGACGCCGTCGTCGTCGTCGGCACCACCGGCGAGTCGCCGACCGTCGACATGGCAGAGCACTGCCTGCTCATCCGCGAAACCGTCGCACACGTCGCCGGACGCATTCCGGTGATCGCCGGCACCGGCGCGAATTCGACCACCGAGGCGATCGAGCTCGCGCAGTGCGCCAAGGCCGCCGGCGCCAGCGCGCATCTGTCGGTCGTGCCCTATTACAACAAGCCGACTCAGGAAGGGCTCTACCAGCACTTCAAGGCCATCGCCGAGGAAGTCGATCTGCCGCTGATCCTCTACAACGTGCCGGGCCGCACCGTCGCGGATCTCGCCAATGAGACCACGCTGCGGCTGGCGCAGGTGCCCGGCATCGTCGGCATCAAGGATGCCACCGGCAACCTGGAGCGCGGCATCGACCTGATCAAGCGCGCCCCGGCGGGCTTCGCGATCTACAGCGGCGACGATGCGACCGGCCTCGCCCTGGTGCTGATGGGCGGTCACGGCATCATCACCGTCACCGGCAATGTCGCGCCCCGGCTGATGCACGAAATGGTCGCCGCGGGGCTTGCCGGCGACGTCAAGTCGGCGCGCGAGATCAACCTGCGGCTGATGGGCCTGCACAAGCAACTGTTCTGCGAAGCGAATCCGATCCCCGTCAAATGGGCCTGCGCGCGCATGGGGCTGATCAAGGACGCGCTGCGGCTGCCGCTCACCACGTTGCCGCCCGAATATCACGGCCGGGTGCGAGCAGCCATGCTCGAAGCCGGCATCGACCTGTGA
- the rlmD gene encoding 23S rRNA (uracil(1939)-C(5))-methyltransferase RlmD, with the protein MNVADIESLDHDGRGVAHVEGKVVFIEGALPGERVRYQRLRSKPKFDTGRVEDILKPSSQRVAPRCPHYGVCGGCSMQHLEIGAQTAIKQRVLEDAFWHIARLRPETILPPIVGPAWGYRRRARLTVRKVVKKGGVLVGFHEKKSSYVADMTACAVLPAPISALLPGLRVLVGRLSIAERLPQIEVAVGEGPPVLVLRILEPLTAADEAVLRGFAEEVGVHLWLQPGGPDTAAPFHPADAPWPSYRLPDFDVCLRFRPTDFTQVNHEVNRVLVRRALNLMQVRPGETIADMFCGLGNFTLPLARLGARVVGVEGSAALVARARENALANGLAAQIDYHVANLFTVTAGELDGWGRFDKMLIDPPREGAVELVKCLAVDAPARIVYVSCNPATLARDAAVLVHEKGYRLVTAGIANMFPHTSHVESVALFERG; encoded by the coding sequence ATGAACGTCGCCGACATCGAATCGCTCGACCACGACGGCCGCGGTGTCGCCCACGTCGAGGGCAAGGTGGTCTTCATCGAAGGGGCCTTGCCGGGGGAACGGGTGCGCTACCAACGCCTGCGCAGCAAGCCGAAATTCGATACCGGGCGTGTCGAGGACATCCTTAAGCCATCGAGCCAACGGGTCGCGCCGCGCTGTCCGCATTACGGCGTCTGCGGCGGCTGCAGCATGCAACATCTGGAGATCGGCGCGCAGACGGCGATCAAACAGCGCGTGCTCGAAGACGCCTTCTGGCATATCGCGCGTCTGCGCCCCGAGACGATCCTGCCGCCGATCGTCGGCCCGGCTTGGGGCTATCGGCGCCGTGCACGGCTGACCGTACGCAAGGTGGTGAAGAAAGGCGGCGTGCTGGTGGGTTTTCACGAGAAAAAGAGCAGCTATGTCGCCGACATGACGGCCTGTGCCGTGCTGCCAGCGCCGATTTCCGCACTGCTGCCGGGCTTGCGGGTCTTGGTCGGCCGGCTTTCGATCGCCGAGCGCTTGCCGCAGATCGAGGTGGCCGTCGGCGAGGGCCCGCCGGTCTTGGTGTTGCGCATCCTCGAACCGCTGACCGCTGCGGATGAGGCGGTGCTGCGCGGCTTCGCCGAGGAAGTCGGCGTGCATCTGTGGCTGCAGCCGGGCGGGCCGGATACCGCCGCGCCCTTTCATCCCGCCGATGCGCCGTGGCCGAGTTATCGCCTGCCGGATTTCGATGTCTGCCTGCGCTTTCGCCCAACCGATTTCACGCAGGTGAATCATGAGGTGAATCGCGTGCTGGTGCGCCGGGCGCTGAATCTGATGCAGGTGCGACCGGGCGAAACCATCGCCGACATGTTCTGCGGCTTGGGAAATTTCACACTGCCGCTCGCCCGCCTCGGCGCGCGGGTGGTCGGCGTCGAGGGCAGTGCCGCGCTGGTGGCGCGGGCACGCGAGAATGCGCTGGCCAATGGCCTCGCCGCGCAGATCGACTATCACGTCGCCAATCTGTTCACGGTCACCGCCGGCGAGCTCGATGGCTGGGGACGCTTCGACAAGATGCTGATCGACCCGCCGCGCGAAGGGGCGGTCGAGCTCGTCAAATGTCTCGCTGTCGATGCGCCGGCGCGCATCGTCTATGTCTCCTGCAATCCGGCCACACTCGCGCGCGATGCCGCGGTGCTGGTGCATGAAAAAGGCTATCGGCTCGTCACGGCGGGCATCGCCAACATGTTCCCACACACCTCGCACGTCGAGTCGGTGGCGCTATTCGAGCGCGGCTAG
- a CDS encoding histone deacetylase family protein yields MPIAFITHRECLLHDMGAHHPECPDRLGAIQDRLIAAGLDMYLNYYDAPLVTREQLLRVHPAEYIDFIHASAPEQGIHHLDPDTAMSPGTLRAALRAAGAGVLATDLVMQGEVRAAFCAVRPPGHHAERAKPMGFCFFNNIAVAARHALAAWGLQRVAVVDFDVHHGNGTEDILAGDMRTLMVSMFQHPFYPYCGTENPAPNMCNVPVSAGMRGEAFREMVTEKWLPRLNDFAPELIFISAGFDAHYEDDMASLGLVESDYAWVTERLLEVARQSAQGRIVSMLEGGYALSALARSVTAHIKALAEI; encoded by the coding sequence ATGCCGATCGCCTTCATCACCCATCGCGAGTGCCTGTTGCACGACATGGGCGCGCATCACCCCGAATGCCCCGACCGGCTCGGCGCCATCCAGGATCGGCTGATCGCCGCGGGGCTCGACATGTATCTCAACTACTACGACGCCCCGCTCGTCACGCGGGAGCAGCTGTTACGTGTCCATCCGGCCGAATACATCGATTTCATCCATGCCAGCGCGCCCGAGCAAGGCATCCACCATCTCGACCCGGACACGGCGATGAGCCCCGGCACCTTGCGGGCGGCGCTGCGCGCTGCGGGCGCCGGCGTGCTGGCGACCGATCTGGTGATGCAGGGCGAGGTGCGGGCGGCGTTCTGCGCGGTGCGGCCGCCCGGCCATCACGCCGAACGCGCCAAGCCGATGGGCTTTTGTTTCTTCAACAACATCGCCGTCGCGGCGCGCCATGCGTTGGCGGCCTGGGGCTTGCAGCGCGTCGCCGTCGTCGATTTCGACGTGCATCACGGCAACGGCACCGAAGACATCCTCGCTGGCGACATGCGCACCTTGATGGTCAGCATGTTCCAGCATCCGTTCTATCCCTACTGCGGCACCGAAAATCCGGCGCCCAACATGTGCAACGTCCCGGTGAGCGCCGGCATGCGCGGCGAGGCTTTCCGCGAGATGGTGACGGAAAAATGGCTGCCGCGGCTCAACGACTTCGCCCCCGAACTGATTTTCATCTCCGCCGGCTTCGATGCCCATTACGAGGACGACATGGCCTCATTGGGCCTGGTGGAATCCGATTACGCCTGGGTGACCGAGCGGTTGCTCGAAGTCGCCCGTCAGAGCGCGCAAGGCCGCATCGTCTCGATGCTCGAAGGCGGCTATGCGCTCTCGGCGCTGGCGCGCAGCGTGACCGCCCACATCAAGGCATTGGCCGAAATCTAA